ataaaattcctggctcttcacaacccAACATATATACATTTGAGAGTTTGTCAGATGGGACTATAAGCCCTTGTCCTCTGTACTGGAGTCTgggccagggcaagtaaaaggtCCTGCACCACAATGCACAGGGGGTAGGGTGTAATCTGTGGTGGTCTCGCAAGTCTCAGCAAAGTTCCAAATGTGACCAGTCTCAGCAAAACGAGACCCAAGTCTCTCGGAGCTtagcaggttgagatggacttgAGTGTTCGTTTCACTGCTGTcagccttttgtaaaatctgaggacatcaatttcttccataaTCTCCTGGTGACATTTGGGCTCATCTGTACAACATGCACCTCGTTTTGCTGCGACAGGGTCATAAATGGGGATTAACATGCCATATGATTGATAGAGACTTTCTCATTCGCTCATACCATTGGATAAAAATGTCTCCTTGTTGATTCATCATTGTCTGCAGAGAGGAAAGAGGCCTGGATGGACTTCCTCAACTCTTCTGCACTCTATATCAGAAGAGCAGATTCCAGTCCAGACTTACATCCAATTAATCACCCATTTCATATTGAGAAGTAGCCCGTCTTCCGAGTGTTTTAGGCTAAATACGTCATTAGATTGAGGCAGTCAATCAAATTGATGGTCATCTGAGAAACCAGTTATCCTGAGGAAGAAGGAGGGGGATGAATATTGAGAAGTAGCTGGCTTTCTGAGAGTGTTTAAGCTAAATAGGTCTCGACATGTATAGAGGCTGTCTATTAGACTGTTGGTCATCTATGATACCAAATCTCCTGGGGGACAAGGGGGATGAGTATGCATGTATGCATTCGACTTTCTTAGGTTAAAAGGATAAAAAGAACTTGACTTACAAATCAATCATCGATTTATTGACTGATCAAAACCTGTACACATACGTATCCAACCAATTCAATATTCAATGTTTCATCTCAACATGGATTAGAAAAAGGTCACATGATCTTTCAGTTTCTTTTCATGGCAGGCACTTTTATACAAAACACATAAAATTAATTTTAGCTTTGCATTAAAGATGGATTCTGTTTATCTAATGTCAGTGGAATTGGCTGTCTGGTATCAAAGTCCATCGGTTTCCGGAAGTCTTCCGTCCCAAATATTTTCTTGAGGGCATCCCTTGCAGCTTCTTCCTCTGCGATGCTAACTGATTCACCTGGGGCTGAAAGTGAAAAAGGAAAGCAATGAAAAGACATTGCAGGGAGATTGGAGTGTCTGAATTACCACCACAGCATATCCTCCAGAACTACAAGAAACTACAAATCAAGTAGACCTTACTAGACAACAGGGACAATGAAGACAGACCAAAACTGAGCACTTTTCAAACATTTAAGTAAGTATTACTGCATGACCAAGTAAGAGTGTTTTCTGAAAGCATTGTGAAGATGGGTCTATGTATCAGTCTTTAACTGGCCATGATTCTTCGGAGGTCAGAGGTAAAATCAGCGCGTCCGACTATCGGTAGTGCAGACGGACAAATCTTTTCTAAAACGTAGCAATGTCAGTCTGGGTCTTTATCAACTCACATTGTCCAAGGAGCATTCTGTCACTGTAGATGCCAACCATATAAACTCCCATCACTGTCTCTGATCCGGACtggaatatcaacctgaaacaCAAAATCACAAGATGGACAATTGCCTAGCCCCATTGTCACATAAACGATCAGCTTTGTTGTAAAGTTGATAGCATAAGCTATCAGTTGATTTTAGATCATTTTGAATTGGAATTTTTGAGACCATCTAAGACATGAAGCATGCTACAAACAATGGCTACTTTCTCTGGAGACATATCCCTGCCAACAAATACCCTCCAAGGACAAGTGCCCCGAAACTCACCTTGGTTCTGGTGGCCCTCTGTTCATATTTTCCAAGTATTTTGCTAGCAGGCCAACTGGGTTCACAACATTCCACAGAGCATTGATGTCTCGGCCGATCAGCTGAGTCAGCACAAAATCTTTTATAAAGAGTTGTGTTCTTTCAAGACCCtagaaaaaacaaaatttacaagaatTTCCACTTTGATTTTGAGGCTTATATCAAGTCCTGACAATTTCTAATGGGTACACCGTTCGTTTCACATCATTGGTCAGGCTTGGTATATACAGTATCTGTATATCTGTCTAAACAATGGCAATCATCATTGCCAATGAAATCAATGGCGACACAACAAAACCAACCTGTGATTGGGCTAAAGCACCAATAACTGCTTTCATGGTCTTGCCGAGTGTGGCAGGTGTAGGTTTCATCTCCTCACAAAGAATCAAATCATTTGTTCCGATCTTTCTGCTGATTTTCGCCAACTTTTCATCAGAAATCAAGTGATCATGAATAGCACTGAAATGACAAATACAGTCGAACCACTTTTagtgaacacctctctattaaggacactagttttggtctcaactCATTAGtcttgagggtgtccttaatagagaagttctattTTGTATTACATAATAAGATGGCAATTTGgacaataaaaaataaatatttcagaAGGATTGAAAATTTGTGGAAATAAGGAAGAGAATCTTACCAAATGCCTTCCTCTGGTAATCTTGGATAGGAATACCTTAAGAATCCTTTGATGTATGCACTGCTTGTTGCCCCGCCTGGAATCAAATGGTGTACTTAAGATTAAGAATCAACTGATAACATAGACTCACCCATTTAGCGAGGTCTTTGCAGTTGTAAATCAAGGTTTAGCAGGGTTAAGTTCTGATCAACTCTAGTAATAGAAACCAATTACACTAAactgcatttcattttcataggCGATTTAGTTTCACAACTTATCAAAAACCCAAAGAAATTTCGTAATCCACAAATCATAGAAGTGgaggaaaaaattatttttcataaattttcaccaaaaatgaagaaatgcaaaAATTTGGTAGTTTACTGTATAGTGGCCATAGAAACAGAAGATGCTAACCTTCATGTGCTAACTGTTCATTATCCTCGAGATTTAGAGGTACGATATCATCTGTCATTCCAAGTGCAGCTCGCTTTTCTTGTTCTTTCTCAATATATGACTTATGTGTAAACGCCCTTCTCAAAAGATCTTCATCAAATTCTTCCCCTAGCCGTTGCCCAAAAGCAAAAATTTCTGCATTGTAATTCCTGGAAAATAGTAATATATATAGAATaaatacagaaaaatcaagttttcatgactgggatttgaaccaCAGATAGATTTTTAGATTGCTGGTGAGTGGTCCCCATTCTTAACCTGATCCTGCTGATAACATTAGTTCAGCAACTAACATTACTTAGTTATTGGCAACTCAGTAAGTAGGTCTTCTCACATATCTGGGCACGGCGGAAAACTGCCCAGTTTAGCCAGATTGTGCCTTTTCTTGTCAAAAAGAGTACTTACCAGTTTAGCCACTCAGATCTGTGCCTTTCCTTATCCGGTCCAGCTTCAAGCCTCCTCTTGTAAAGCTCTCGGGCAGTTCGAGACTTCCATCTATCACTGTGACCATTGTTAAACTGCTTCATATACCTTACAGCTAGATGGAGAGGAATGGTACCTTTTTAAATCTGTTAAAATCTGTGCTTCTTCAGCATGCTGTTATCACAACCTTCTTGCTGGTTATGGTCTTTACGGCCACTTCACGGCCCAAGTGGAACTCGTCAAACGGGTTTACAAAAAATGGCAAGAAAAAAAGTGAACGAAGGACATCGACGAAGAATGGGGTTTTACCGAAAAAGTATACAATATATTGTCCTTGACATTAATGTGTTTCAAAGAGCTTACTAGAAAGCAACTATATTCACCTGTAAATGTCAACGATGCTCGATGTAAAGTTGATTTTGAGAGCAATTTTATGAGGCAAAAAACATTCGGTCTTGtcatggcagccattttgaatattAGCCGAGTTGTTAGACAGCCTCTAATTTTACCCGATGGAACATGCACGAAAACATACTCAATGTATTAATTTACCCAACTCAAAACTATAAAATATTTATACAATATCTTTTTGATTAGAAATCATGCTCAATGTTCAGCTTGTGTTGTTTTGTCATAGGTTTCATCGGGTAGTATTAACAAATCACTTTCGTTACTAGACATGCAGTTGTCGGTTGTTCGTCTCGGAAAAGCGCCCGTTTGGGCCAAAGTAAAACGAATCCCTGGTTTATTATATGCTGGGTTAGTTCCCCTTTCTATCCTTCTTGCCGATGTGTTCGATCGGTGCATAGATATTGTTAGAATACTGTAAACACGACGCCCACATGGATGGACCAATACACTACAGTAGTAGTAGTACACACACACAGTCGACAGTGTGAGTGTCAGTGACACAGTCACGGTCatggtgtaggcctaggcctacataatAATACACACAGTCAGACAGCACTGTGGACATAATAA
This is a stretch of genomic DNA from Lineus longissimus chromosome 2, tnLinLong1.2, whole genome shotgun sequence. It encodes these proteins:
- the LOC135482459 gene encoding large ribosomal subunit protein mL44-like, coding for MAAMTRPNVFCLIKLLSKSTLHRASLTFTAVRYMKQFNNGHSDRWKSRTARELYKRRLEAGPDKERHRSEWLNWNYNAEIFAFGQRLGEEFDEDLLRRAFTHKSYIEKEQEKRAALGMTDDIVPLNLEDNEQLAHEGGATSSAYIKGFLRYSYPRLPEEGICAIHDHLISDEKLAKISRKIGTNDLILCEEMKPTPATLGKTMKAVIGALAQSQGLERTQLFIKDFVLTQLIGRDINALWNVVNPVGLLAKYLENMNRGPPEPRLIFQSGSETVMGVYMVGIYSDRMLLGQSPGESVSIAEEEAARDALKKIFGTEDFRKPMDFDTRQPIPLTLDKQNPSLMQS